In Helicoverpa zea isolate HzStark_Cry1AcR chromosome 3, ilHelZeax1.1, whole genome shotgun sequence, the sequence agttttGTTTTAACTGAGTTGATCAggtaagataggcagtagctcctagtAAAATGAATAGggtaagtacctaaaataaaactagttaaGTCTTATAAACGCTATTTATTCTTAGAATAAAAggtacaacattatttaaaatttcacttaataataattattctaattaaaatcttttttaatataaaaactaattaacaatCACAACGTAGGGTGTAGACATCCACTTACAAGGGGTCCTATGGGCATGGGTAAAACCGCTGACGTTTTTAAACATTGGACCCAAAAGATAGAGGGGGGGGCCGCGGAGGATACATTGTTTGCAACATTCGGaacgacaactagaccaacgcaGTAGGTAATCATTCCCGGTTTGTTTGCCGGCGGTAGTCGTCCCGAATGTCTCTTAAAACCCCAAGCATCCCCTCCACTGCTTCTGTGAGTCGGGTCTCCACCTCTATTCTCCTCAATTCCAGGTCATAGGCCCAACGAGGTATTGACTCCTCTCTGcgaactgaaaaaataatatttgtgactatttttctttttggcttacatgcatatatcgggtgtgtcgttcataatcacattaaatgaaatgcgttaatatactggttaatatatgtcgattaacacaaagaaaaaagaaaaatacgtaaaactaaaaaaatgattttttcaaacaaagtaaatggaataaaaatgtgcaaaacttagaacaccatataaaacaatcattacaaacaattgaaattctcccttgaaacctgacagctgtcaactgatcaaaacatacgatactcctaaatttatctctgctttacacatgatgttgtaaattataaaaacgaaaaatgactcctgtggttaaaccactgaatggattaggttattttttttacaattcgccatagaatatcataaagtatatgcgatatgatttaatgtgattgtgaacgacacacccgatataatagtagtatagtagtagtaaaattatcaaaatttttgttattgaaataaaattattaaccatTCGCTCGTCGTGGTCGTTGACGCTGGCTCGGGGTTGAACATTGTGGACCATCTCTCTCAGAATTccctagaaaaatatatataattacaaTGATTTAACTACAGGATAATACACCTTACAATACAATTACTACTACCTAATTACTACTTGCTTATCGCTAGgcctagtaaaaataaaataaaaagctgttttttatttattaattaagaagtACTTACTAATAGCAGCCTCACTGGATAGTGTGGGCTCCACAGCCCCTGCAGCAGGCatctgctccacagcctctgcagcaggcgtctgctccgcagcctctgcagcaggcgtctgctccacagcctctgcagcaggcgtctgctccacagcctctgcagcaggcatctgctccacagcctctgcagcaggcatCTGCTCCACAGGCTGTGTCCCCTCTAGAAGGCTGTCGTCAAGCCATTCAACCTCCATTATCTGCTCATCATAAGTAGAGGTTGAGGGCTTAGGAGGCACCGGAGGCTGTGAGGTGTGTACAGCCACAGCTCCAGACATCGATGGCTGGGAAGTTGGTGGGTCACCAAGTGACAATATCtgaagaaataattttcttttcaatatgcGTAAAGAAACCACATAACATCCTGACAAATAAAGTAGTAGTTTCAATGAAGCGGatgacaataaaacttaaattatatttatatgaaattaaactaaCATCAATGGGCAAGCGCACACCAGGCAATCCCTCAACCACAACAGGGCCTAACAAAGCCAGCACCTTTTCCTCTATATAGTTAAGAGGGACCAGCCTGTTAGGGCCTCCACCAGTCGCAGATGTGCTCCTCCGCATGTCTGCAgcttttccttttgtttttgctttgaaCTCTATCCAATacttgacaaaaaaaacagttactggTTAGTTACACATGCAAACAATGTTACATTCATTCAGTGacaaaaacttagaaaaagcaaaataaaaaaaagttatcaatGAGTTACTATTAAGTTTTACAGATGCAAAGTAAGTATCCAAAATTAA encodes:
- the LOC124645822 gene encoding uncharacterized protein LOC124645822 isoform X1 codes for the protein MPGRRKVSLRQMELLLEFAHSHRDIALGRFPPGPQGVRDTREAWRSISVALNCVGSGATKTPDQWRRYWIEFKAKTKGKAADMRRSTSATGGGPNRLVPLNYIEEKVLALLGPVVVEGLPGVRLPIDILSLGDPPTSQPSMSGAVAVHTSQPPVPPKPSTSTYDEQIMEVEWLDDSLLEGTQPVEQMPAAEAVEQMPAAEAVEQTPAAEAVEQTPAAEAAEQTPAAEAVEQMPAAGAVEPTLSSEAAIRNSERDGPQCSTPSQRQRPRRANVRREESIPRWAYDLELRRIEVETRLTEAVEGMLGVLRDIRDDYRRQTNRE
- the LOC124645822 gene encoding uncharacterized protein LOC124645822 isoform X3, yielding MPGRRKVSLRQMELLLEFAHSHRDIALGRFPPGPQGVRDTREAWRSISVALNCVGSGATKTPDQWRRILSLGDPPTSQPSMSGAVAVHTSQPPVPPKPSTSTYDEQIMEVEWLDDSLLEGTQPVEQMPAAEAVEQMPAAEAVEQTPAAEAVEQTPAAEAAEQTPAAEAVEQMPAAGAVEPTLSSEAAIRNSERDGPQCSTPSQRQRPRRANVRREESIPRWAYDLELRRIEVETRLTEAVEGMLGVLRDIRDDYRRQTNRE
- the LOC124645822 gene encoding uncharacterized protein LOC124645822 isoform X2, with amino-acid sequence MPGRRKVSLRQMELLLEFAHSHRDIALGRFPPGPQGVRDTREAWRSISVALNCVGSGATKTPDQWRRYWIEFKAKTKGKAADMRRSTSATGGGPNRLVPLNYIEEKILSLGDPPTSQPSMSGAVAVHTSQPPVPPKPSTSTYDEQIMEVEWLDDSLLEGTQPVEQMPAAEAVEQMPAAEAVEQTPAAEAVEQTPAAEAAEQTPAAEAVEQMPAAGAVEPTLSSEAAIRNSERDGPQCSTPSQRQRPRRANVRREESIPRWAYDLELRRIEVETRLTEAVEGMLGVLRDIRDDYRRQTNRE